A genomic stretch from Spongiibacter nanhainus includes:
- the metH gene encoding methionine synthase, translating into MNSRQTSSPSARVAELKAALKDRIMVLDGAMGSMIQSYKLDEAAYRGERFADYPLDLRGNNDLLTLTRPQLIRDIHQDFLDAGADIIETNTFNSTAVAMDDYKLGELAEELNLEGARLAREVADAETAKNPAKPRFVAGVIGPTPRTASISPDVNDPGARNINFDQLVADYYVAARGLIQGGSDLLLIETIFDSLNAKAAVYAVLQYFEDSGLEVPIMISVTFPDVSGRTLSGQTPTAFWNSIAHAKPLIVGTNCGRRFSEIRPFVEELAEAADCHFSGHFNAGLPNEFGEYDETPEDMQVELHDFAKRGFLNLVGGCCGTTPAHIKAIAAAVDGVAPRPLPSREVACRLSGLEPFTIGKDSLFVNVGERCNVTGSAAFKRLILEGNYDEALSVARQQVENGAQIIDVNMDEGMLDAKEAMVTFLNLIASEPDISRVPIMVDSSKWEVIEAGLKCIQGKAVVNSISLKEGEDEFRQRARQCMKYGAAVVVMAFDEDGQADTYARKSEICKRSYHILVEEGLPPQDIIFDPNIFAVATGIDEHNNYAVDFIEATAFIKESLPHALVSGGVSNVSFSFRGNNPVREAIHSVFLYHAIKAGMDMGIVNAGQLAIYDDLPEELREHVEDVILNRRDDSTERLLEIAERYRGDGKGSSQQEDLSWREWPVEKRIEHSLVKGIATYIEEDAEAARLQATKPIDVIEGPLMDGMNVVGDLFGDGKMFLPQVVKSARVMKQAVAYLNPYIEAEKSVGAKTNGKILMATVKGDVHDIGKNIVGVVLQCNNFEVIDLGVMVPCETILETAKKENVDIIGLSGLITPSLDEMVHVAAEMQRQGFSVPLMIGGATTSKAHTAVKIEPQYSNDAVVYVPDASRSVSVAGQLISDDFKDKFIAERRDEYERIRARRAAGGKKVRLLPYSDACNNGFQFDWSQYQPPAPSFTGTKVFENYSLEALRETIDWTPFFISWGLSGKFPKILDDEKVGEAARNLYDDAQRMLDKLIAEKRLSANGVIGFWPAQRKGSDDIQVLDDSGAPLAVLHHLRQQTQKSDDKANMSLADYIAPAEAGVQDYIGGFAVTTGLGADELAAEYEAANDDYSAIMVKALADRLAESFAEHLHKRVRQEFWPYAPDEDLDNDALIKEQYRGIRPAPGYPACPDHTEKVTLFKLLDATNNTGITLTEHLAMHPAAAVSGFYYSHPESRYFAVGRIGKDQVESIAERKGASVAEVERWLSPSLDYDP; encoded by the coding sequence ATGAATAGTCGTCAAACCTCTTCGCCATCTGCTCGTGTCGCCGAACTCAAAGCCGCCCTTAAAGACCGTATTATGGTGCTGGACGGCGCCATGGGCAGCATGATTCAGAGCTACAAACTGGACGAAGCAGCCTACCGCGGGGAGCGCTTTGCCGACTACCCGCTGGACTTGCGCGGCAACAATGACTTGCTGACCCTGACCCGGCCACAATTGATTCGCGACATCCACCAGGATTTTCTGGATGCCGGCGCCGACATTATCGAAACCAACACGTTTAACTCCACCGCTGTGGCGATGGATGACTACAAGTTGGGCGAGCTCGCTGAAGAGCTCAATTTAGAAGGTGCCCGTTTAGCCCGGGAAGTGGCGGACGCTGAAACCGCGAAAAACCCCGCCAAGCCTCGCTTTGTCGCCGGTGTTATCGGCCCCACCCCTCGCACCGCGTCGATTTCCCCCGACGTCAACGACCCCGGCGCCCGAAACATCAATTTCGATCAATTGGTGGCCGACTATTACGTCGCCGCTCGGGGCTTGATTCAAGGGGGCTCCGATCTGCTGCTGATTGAGACTATTTTTGACAGTCTCAATGCCAAGGCCGCCGTCTACGCGGTACTGCAATACTTTGAAGACAGCGGGCTGGAAGTCCCCATTATGATTTCGGTGACCTTCCCCGATGTCAGCGGACGGACCCTGTCAGGCCAGACGCCGACGGCGTTCTGGAACAGCATTGCCCACGCCAAGCCGCTGATTGTGGGCACCAACTGTGGACGGCGCTTTAGCGAAATCCGCCCCTTTGTCGAGGAGCTGGCAGAAGCCGCCGATTGCCATTTTAGCGGTCACTTCAACGCCGGCCTGCCCAACGAATTTGGCGAATACGACGAAACGCCCGAGGACATGCAGGTTGAACTCCACGACTTTGCCAAGCGTGGCTTCCTCAACCTAGTGGGCGGGTGCTGTGGCACCACTCCAGCCCATATCAAAGCCATCGCCGCTGCGGTAGACGGTGTTGCCCCGCGGCCACTGCCAAGCCGAGAAGTCGCCTGCCGCCTATCCGGCCTGGAGCCTTTTACCATTGGCAAAGACAGCCTGTTCGTCAACGTTGGCGAACGCTGTAATGTCACCGGCTCCGCCGCCTTCAAACGACTGATTCTGGAGGGCAACTACGACGAGGCCCTGTCGGTGGCTCGGCAACAGGTAGAGAACGGCGCCCAGATCATCGACGTCAATATGGACGAGGGCATGCTGGACGCCAAGGAAGCCATGGTGACCTTCCTTAACCTGATTGCCTCAGAGCCCGATATCTCGCGGGTGCCGATCATGGTGGACTCCTCCAAGTGGGAGGTGATTGAAGCCGGCTTGAAATGTATTCAGGGCAAAGCCGTGGTGAACTCCATCTCCCTCAAGGAGGGGGAGGACGAATTTCGCCAGCGAGCCCGCCAGTGTATGAAATACGGCGCCGCAGTGGTGGTCATGGCCTTTGACGAAGACGGTCAGGCTGACACCTACGCCCGCAAATCCGAGATTTGCAAACGCTCTTATCACATCCTGGTGGAGGAAGGCTTGCCGCCCCAGGACATTATCTTTGACCCCAATATCTTTGCTGTGGCCACCGGTATCGACGAGCACAATAACTACGCCGTCGACTTCATCGAAGCCACCGCCTTTATCAAGGAGTCCCTACCCCACGCCCTGGTGTCTGGCGGCGTGTCCAATGTGTCCTTCTCATTCCGGGGCAATAACCCAGTACGGGAGGCCATACACTCAGTCTTCCTGTACCACGCCATCAAGGCGGGTATGGATATGGGCATCGTCAACGCCGGGCAGCTGGCCATCTACGACGATCTGCCAGAAGAACTCCGGGAACACGTTGAAGACGTCATTCTCAATCGCCGGGACGACAGCACCGAGCGCCTACTGGAGATCGCCGAGCGCTACCGGGGCGACGGCAAGGGCAGCAGTCAGCAGGAAGACCTGAGCTGGCGGGAATGGCCAGTGGAAAAACGCATCGAGCACTCCCTGGTCAAGGGCATTGCCACTTATATTGAAGAAGATGCCGAAGCTGCCCGACTACAAGCCACCAAGCCCATCGACGTGATCGAAGGGCCGCTCATGGACGGTATGAATGTGGTGGGCGATCTGTTTGGCGATGGCAAAATGTTCCTGCCCCAGGTAGTCAAATCCGCCCGGGTAATGAAACAGGCGGTGGCCTACCTCAACCCCTATATCGAGGCGGAAAAATCCGTCGGCGCCAAGACCAACGGCAAAATTTTGATGGCGACCGTTAAAGGCGATGTCCACGACATCGGCAAGAACATCGTCGGTGTCGTGTTGCAGTGCAACAACTTTGAGGTCATTGATCTCGGCGTGATGGTGCCCTGCGAAACCATTTTGGAGACGGCGAAGAAAGAGAACGTCGATATCATCGGCCTCAGCGGCCTGATCACGCCGTCGCTGGATGAAATGGTCCACGTTGCCGCCGAAATGCAGCGCCAGGGTTTCTCAGTACCGCTGATGATCGGTGGCGCCACAACCTCAAAGGCCCACACGGCCGTCAAAATCGAGCCCCAGTACAGCAACGATGCCGTGGTCTACGTGCCGGATGCCTCCCGCAGCGTATCGGTGGCCGGTCAGCTAATCAGCGACGACTTCAAAGACAAGTTTATCGCCGAACGCCGGGACGAATACGAGCGTATCCGGGCCCGCCGTGCTGCCGGCGGCAAGAAAGTCCGCCTGCTGCCCTACAGTGACGCCTGCAACAATGGCTTTCAATTTGATTGGAGCCAGTATCAGCCCCCGGCACCCAGTTTTACCGGTACCAAGGTATTTGAGAACTATTCATTGGAGGCGCTGCGGGAAACCATCGATTGGACGCCGTTTTTCATCTCCTGGGGCCTGTCGGGTAAATTCCCCAAGATACTGGACGACGAAAAAGTCGGCGAAGCGGCCCGCAACCTTTACGACGACGCGCAGCGCATGCTGGATAAGCTCATAGCCGAGAAGCGCCTCAGCGCCAACGGTGTAATTGGCTTCTGGCCGGCACAGCGCAAGGGCAGCGATGACATTCAGGTCCTCGATGACAGTGGCGCGCCCTTGGCAGTGCTCCACCACTTGCGCCAGCAGACCCAGAAGTCTGACGACAAAGCCAATATGAGCCTGGCGGATTACATTGCGCCAGCCGAAGCGGGTGTTCAGGACTATATTGGCGGCTTCGCGGTGACCACGGGGCTCGGCGCCGATGAGCTGGCGGCCGAGTACGAGGCCGCCAATGATGACTACAGTGCCATTATGGTCAAAGCCCTGGCAGATCGCCTGGCCGAGTCTTTTGCTGAGCATCTCCACAAGCGCGTGCGACAGGAATTCTGGCCCTACGCGCCAGATGAAGACTTGGACAACGACGCCCTAATCAAGGAGCAGTACCGGGGCATCCGCCCTGCTCCCGGCTATCCGGCCTGCCCGGACCACACCGAGAAAGTGACGCTATTCAAACTGCTGGACGCCACCAACAACACCGGCATTACCCTGACCGAACACTTGGCGATGCACCCTGCTGCTGCAGTCAGTGGCTTCTACTACTCCCACCCCGAGTCCCGCTACTTTGCGGTGGGCCGGATCGGCAAGGATCAGGTC
- the nfuA gene encoding Fe-S biogenesis protein NfuA: MTAVQSDVNLTITESAQDYLAELLSKQDDVIGVRVFITQPGTPKAETCIAYCREGDANDNDVVVDYKQFKAYYEGRSVPFLDEAYIDYSTDRMGGQLTIKAPNARLPKVSADSPVEDRINYVLYNEINPSLAAHGGEVSLLEVTEDQYAVLKFGGGCQGCGMVDVTLKEGVEKTLLEQVPELAGVKDTTDHSNTENAYFK, from the coding sequence ATGACAGCCGTACAATCCGACGTAAATCTGACCATCACCGAATCGGCCCAAGACTACTTGGCCGAGCTGCTGTCCAAGCAGGATGATGTGATTGGTGTGCGGGTGTTTATCACCCAGCCGGGGACGCCCAAGGCCGAAACCTGTATTGCCTACTGTCGTGAGGGCGACGCCAATGACAACGACGTGGTGGTGGACTACAAGCAGTTTAAGGCCTATTACGAAGGCCGCAGCGTGCCGTTCTTGGATGAGGCCTATATCGACTACTCCACGGACCGTATGGGTGGCCAGCTCACCATTAAAGCGCCCAACGCACGCCTGCCCAAAGTTAGTGCAGACAGCCCGGTGGAAGACCGCATCAACTATGTTCTCTACAACGAGATCAACCCCTCACTGGCCGCCCACGGTGGTGAGGTGTCGCTTTTGGAGGTGACCGAGGACCAGTACGCCGTGCTCAAGTTCGGTGGCGGCTGTCAGGGTTGTGGCATGGTGGATGTGACCCTTAAAGAAGGGGTGGAGAAAACCCTGTTGGAGCAGGTGCCTGAACTGGCCGGGGTCAAAGACACCACCGACCACAGCAACACTGAGAACGCCTATTTCAAGTAA
- a CDS encoding endonuclease/exonuclease/phosphatase family protein, whose amino-acid sequence MQRLRVLSYNVHKGFCAANRRFLLEEIRDTIRLVDADLVFLQEVVGENTRHAAELSDWIDESQFEYLADRSWPHYAYGRNAVYPHGHHGNAILSKHHILSSDNIDISHYARSQRGLLHTVIEPGIHLICTHMGLLGWERNRQFQQLVEVVEERLPPEAPLIIAGDFNDWRGKLHGLFQHRLGLKEAITQIDGKPARSFPSQRPLLRLDRIYYRGFNAVTAAALKGAPWNALSDHCALFAELAPQDWQGRQIVGGKVQA is encoded by the coding sequence ATGCAACGGCTCCGGGTGCTGTCTTACAACGTGCACAAAGGGTTTTGCGCGGCCAACCGGCGTTTCTTGCTGGAGGAAATCCGCGACACGATCAGGTTGGTGGATGCCGACCTGGTGTTTCTGCAGGAGGTGGTGGGTGAAAATACCCGTCACGCAGCGGAGCTTTCTGACTGGATAGACGAAAGTCAGTTTGAATACCTCGCCGACCGCAGCTGGCCTCACTACGCCTATGGCCGCAATGCAGTGTATCCCCACGGTCACCATGGCAACGCCATTCTCAGCAAGCACCACATCCTCAGCAGCGACAATATCGATATCTCCCACTACGCCCGCTCTCAGCGTGGTCTGTTGCACACCGTGATCGAACCCGGCATTCATCTCATTTGTACTCATATGGGTCTACTGGGTTGGGAGCGTAACCGCCAATTTCAACAGTTGGTGGAAGTGGTAGAGGAGCGGCTGCCGCCAGAAGCGCCGCTGATCATTGCCGGAGATTTCAACGATTGGCGGGGTAAGCTGCACGGCTTGTTTCAGCATCGCCTGGGCTTAAAAGAGGCGATCACTCAAATTGATGGCAAGCCGGCGCGGAGTTTTCCCTCCCAGCGGCCGCTGTTGAGGCTGGATAGAATTTACTACCGAGGGTTCAACGCGGTGACGGCGGCGGCCCTGAAAGGAGCGCCCTGGAACGCCTTGTCGGATCATTGCGCGCTATTTGCTGAGCTGGCGCCGCAAGATTGGCAAGGCAGACAAATTGTCGGGGGAAAAGTCCAGGCATAA
- a CDS encoding 3-deoxy-7-phosphoheptulonate synthase, whose protein sequence is MSDTVIENLNVEAQEVLITPARLKAALPMSENAEAVVTAGRQTVRDILDGKDHRMFIVVGPCSIHDTEAAMDYARRLKKLADELSDTLVIIMRVYFEKPRTTVGWKGLINDPYLNDTFKIEEGLHIGRRLLLDISELGLPTSTEALDPISPQYLQDCISWSAIGARTTESQTHREMASGLSSAVGFKNGTDGSLDVAINAIGSAVNPHRFLGINGDGQVAVIHTRGNRYAHVVLRGGSQGPNYDSVHIKLCEKELEKAGITPNIMVDCSHANSNKKPELQPLVVEDVTNQILEGNTSIIGLMIESHLESGKQSIPADLSDLKYGVSVTDGCIGWTETEAALREMRDKLREVLPKRKRG, encoded by the coding sequence ATGTCTGATACAGTTATTGAAAACCTGAACGTTGAAGCTCAGGAAGTGCTCATTACGCCGGCCCGCCTCAAAGCGGCGCTGCCAATGAGCGAGAACGCCGAAGCCGTGGTCACCGCCGGGCGCCAAACCGTGCGGGATATTCTCGACGGCAAGGACCACCGTATGTTTATCGTGGTGGGGCCCTGCTCGATTCACGATACCGAAGCAGCTATGGATTATGCCCGCCGCCTTAAAAAGCTGGCCGACGAACTCTCCGATACGCTGGTGATTATTATGCGGGTGTATTTTGAGAAGCCCCGCACCACTGTCGGCTGGAAAGGTCTGATCAACGACCCCTACCTCAACGACACTTTCAAGATTGAAGAAGGCCTGCATATCGGCCGCCGCCTGCTGTTGGATATCTCTGAGCTGGGATTGCCCACCTCCACCGAGGCATTGGACCCGATCTCTCCCCAGTACCTTCAAGACTGTATTTCCTGGTCGGCAATCGGTGCCCGCACCACCGAATCCCAAACCCACCGGGAAATGGCCAGCGGCCTGTCTTCCGCCGTGGGCTTTAAAAACGGCACTGATGGCAGTCTAGATGTCGCCATCAATGCCATTGGATCGGCGGTCAATCCCCACCGTTTTTTGGGTATTAACGGCGACGGCCAGGTGGCAGTGATCCACACCCGGGGCAATCGCTACGCCCACGTCGTACTGCGCGGCGGCAGCCAGGGCCCCAACTACGACTCTGTGCACATCAAACTCTGTGAGAAGGAACTGGAGAAAGCGGGCATTACCCCCAACATCATGGTGGACTGCAGCCATGCCAACTCCAACAAGAAGCCAGAGCTTCAGCCTTTAGTTGTTGAAGATGTTACAAATCAAATACTTGAAGGCAATACCTCAATTATTGGATTAATGATTGAGAGCCACCTAGAATCCGGCAAACAGAGTATTCCCGCAGATCTCAGCGACCTGAAATACGGCGTCTCGGTCACCGATGGCTGCATCGGCTGGACTGAAACCGAAGCGGCGCTGCGGGAAATGCGGGATAAGCTGCGAGAAGTGCTGCCCAAGCGCAAACGTGGCTAA
- a CDS encoding class I SAM-dependent RNA methyltransferase, which yields MAKLFKPAGSKSRGKVKVSRHKPKRVELDIQRLADDGRGIAHHNGKVVFVAGALPGETVQATVKEQSRRFDQAICDTRLNDAPERVEPFCQHYGACGGCQLQHLDIAAQRQHKVQRLAQALPPAASIPEIAVLSGKPLAYRHRVRLHYRQGRLGFLARQSNSLVEVAECPLLQDALSASLKAIRQPLLEALGQHDSGELRLAVGDDGRVGLSLSSHQARSESWCEQLAQHLTPDATLYQVASQCGEWHSDASPLTLNVYDDSAGSQLALLFRPNHFSQASPELNRGMVDWCMAGLQAQSGEPVADYFCGLGNFSRPLAQRGAKVLAVDLDRAMLAEADAQRDRAREAIDYRCADLFDGEQIPLPKALTKVLLDPPRAGAKSLCERLAVARHVRTVAYVSCDPATLKRDLAILAGAGFSVKAAAMVDMFPHTQHQESMVLLTR from the coding sequence ATGGCAAAGTTATTCAAGCCCGCCGGCAGCAAATCCCGGGGCAAAGTCAAAGTATCGCGCCATAAGCCCAAGCGCGTCGAGCTGGATATCCAGCGCTTGGCAGACGACGGCCGGGGTATTGCCCACCACAACGGCAAGGTCGTGTTTGTGGCTGGCGCGCTGCCGGGGGAAACCGTCCAGGCCACGGTGAAAGAACAATCGCGCCGTTTTGATCAGGCTATTTGCGACACCCGGTTAAATGATGCCCCTGAGCGAGTTGAGCCATTCTGCCAGCACTACGGTGCGTGCGGAGGCTGTCAGTTACAGCATCTGGATATTGCCGCCCAGCGCCAGCACAAGGTACAGCGACTGGCGCAGGCACTGCCGCCAGCGGCATCAATCCCGGAAATTGCAGTGTTGTCTGGCAAGCCCTTAGCTTATCGCCACCGGGTCAGGCTGCACTATCGACAGGGACGGCTGGGCTTTCTGGCGCGCCAATCCAATTCCCTGGTGGAAGTCGCTGAATGCCCCTTGCTTCAAGATGCGCTGTCGGCGTCACTAAAGGCGATTCGTCAGCCCTTGCTTGAAGCCCTGGGACAGCACGACAGCGGCGAGTTGCGACTGGCTGTGGGTGATGACGGCCGTGTGGGCTTGTCTCTGAGCTCCCATCAGGCCCGCAGCGAATCCTGGTGTGAGCAGTTAGCTCAGCATTTAACGCCTGACGCCACGCTTTACCAAGTTGCCAGCCAGTGCGGAGAGTGGCACAGCGACGCATCGCCACTTACCCTGAATGTTTATGATGACTCTGCAGGCTCCCAGCTGGCGCTGTTATTTCGCCCCAATCACTTTAGCCAGGCAAGCCCGGAGCTGAACCGGGGCATGGTCGATTGGTGTATGGCGGGCTTACAGGCCCAATCCGGGGAGCCGGTGGCAGACTATTTCTGCGGACTGGGTAACTTTAGCCGGCCCCTGGCACAGCGGGGCGCAAAGGTGTTGGCCGTTGATCTGGATCGGGCCATGTTGGCAGAGGCGGATGCCCAGCGCGACCGCGCGCGGGAGGCGATTGATTACCGCTGTGCAGACCTCTTTGACGGCGAACAAATACCGCTGCCCAAAGCACTGACCAAAGTACTGTTGGACCCGCCCAGGGCGGGAGCAAAGTCGCTGTGCGAACGTCTGGCCGTGGCGCGCCACGTGCGCACTGTCGCTTACGTGTCTTGCGATCCCGCCACTTTAAAGCGGGATCTAGCGATACTGGCCGGTGCGGGCTTTAGTGTCAAAGCGGCGGCGATGGTAGATATGTTTCCCCACACCCAACACCAGGAAAGCATGGTGCTGTTGACCCGGTGA
- a CDS encoding TIGR03619 family F420-dependent LLM class oxidoreductase, translated as MKFVLSGSFCELTQLSKLAVTADQCGWEAISFSDHVANLETLNTPYPYTDDGSRRWEPFTDWPDPWVMTAALASLTERLKFTNNIFVLPMRNPFLVAKAIATAAVMSGNRVIPAIGVGWSKDEFTLLEQDFHTRGKRCDEILDILPLLWSGEMVSYSGRYYSFPRLEMNPAPGGPIPIWVGGISDAAMRRAARAGDGWVSDLQSSEEILASVAKIRDYRREYDREDRPFSVMATPSDAFTVEGYRELEAGGVTHILTQPWPFYYGNTDDVAERCEGIRRFAQDIIAKFD; from the coding sequence ATGAAATTCGTATTGTCCGGTTCATTCTGTGAGCTGACACAGTTGTCAAAACTGGCGGTTACCGCTGATCAGTGTGGCTGGGAGGCCATCTCGTTTTCCGACCATGTGGCCAATTTGGAAACCCTAAACACCCCCTACCCCTACACTGACGATGGCTCTCGCCGCTGGGAACCCTTTACCGACTGGCCCGACCCCTGGGTGATGACAGCCGCTCTTGCCAGTCTCACCGAGCGCCTGAAGTTCACCAACAATATTTTTGTGTTGCCGATGCGCAACCCTTTCCTGGTGGCCAAAGCCATAGCCACAGCGGCAGTGATGTCTGGAAATCGAGTGATACCCGCGATTGGGGTCGGCTGGTCTAAAGATGAGTTCACCCTGCTAGAGCAGGATTTCCATACCCGGGGTAAACGCTGCGACGAAATTCTCGACATCCTGCCCCTGCTGTGGAGCGGCGAAATGGTGTCTTACTCCGGGCGTTACTATTCCTTTCCCAGGCTGGAGATGAACCCCGCCCCCGGTGGTCCCATTCCTATTTGGGTGGGCGGTATTAGCGATGCGGCCATGCGTCGGGCGGCCCGGGCTGGCGACGGCTGGGTCAGCGACCTGCAAAGCAGCGAGGAGATTCTCGCCAGCGTGGCAAAAATCCGCGACTATCGGCGGGAATACGACCGCGAAGATCGGCCGTTTTCGGTAATGGCGACGCCCTCCGACGCCTTTACCGTGGAGGGCTACCGGGAGCTGGAAGCCGGCGGTGTCACCCATATACTGACCCAGCCTTGGCCTTTCTATTACGGCAATACCGACGATGTCGCCGAACGCTGCGAGGGTATCCGCCGGTTTGCCCAGGACATTATCGCCAAGTTTGACTGA
- a CDS encoding low molecular weight protein-tyrosine-phosphatase, whose amino-acid sequence MAIHVVFVCLGNICRSPAARVIFDQRVAAAGLSDQLTSDACGTAAFNVGKPADPRATQAAAAAGYDLSAEVARQIDDSDYQQAHYLLAMDRKNLMQVECWATDQSAAEIRLLMEFAGAAKQAQLDDPYYGDASQFQRMISELESAVDGLLTFLIQRHALGNNN is encoded by the coding sequence ATGGCCATCCACGTTGTGTTTGTGTGCCTGGGCAATATCTGCCGCTCCCCGGCAGCGCGGGTGATTTTTGATCAGCGGGTAGCCGCGGCCGGCCTAAGCGATCAGCTCACCAGCGATGCCTGCGGCACCGCCGCCTTCAATGTTGGCAAGCCCGCCGACCCCAGGGCGACACAGGCTGCCGCCGCGGCAGGCTACGACCTGTCAGCAGAGGTGGCCCGGCAAATCGACGACAGCGACTATCAGCAAGCGCACTATCTACTGGCGATGGATCGCAAAAATCTGATGCAGGTCGAGTGCTGGGCTACTGACCAAAGTGCAGCTGAAATTCGGCTGTTGATGGAGTTTGCCGGCGCCGCCAAGCAGGCTCAGCTGGATGATCCCTACTATGGCGATGCCTCACAATTTCAACGCATGATCTCCGAGTTGGAGAGCGCCGTCGACGGTCTGCTCACTTTTCTCATACAGCGTCACGCGCTCGGTAATAATAATTAA
- a CDS encoding class I SAM-dependent methyltransferase, whose translation MNSDYLDCPFGKLQLQRRPRRRNEVLQAWDAADRYLLKRVAELNLPSSARILLVNDSFGTLATALSEFQCTLWSDSAVSHLAAAENAALNQRPSPHCLPATDLPEGPFDLVLLRPPRSHSLLSYQLQAIGNLISSPTQFVAAAMAKYIDIALLKVFEQNIGPCQPSLAWKKSRLLELSALSDSRHQQDDSHFLDAAEYGLTLRNRANVFSRDKLDRGSRLMLQALTQLPHASCIADLGCGNGLLGIMAAKHWPDTEVHFFDESFLAVDSARDNAQRNLTHPANHHFHCDDCMGQYNGPSFDLVLCNPPFHQGQQIGDHIARQMFKDAKRHLRPGGKLCVVGNRHLGYHLTLKKLFGGAEVVLSDRKFVVLLSSKAR comes from the coding sequence ATGAATAGCGACTATCTGGACTGCCCCTTTGGCAAGCTGCAATTACAGCGCCGGCCCCGTCGTCGCAATGAGGTTTTGCAAGCCTGGGATGCGGCCGACCGCTATCTACTGAAACGGGTCGCAGAGCTCAACCTGCCATCATCAGCGCGGATTCTGCTGGTTAACGACAGCTTTGGCACCCTCGCCACGGCACTGTCGGAGTTTCAATGTACCCTGTGGTCAGACTCCGCGGTAAGCCATTTGGCCGCGGCTGAAAATGCGGCATTAAATCAGCGCCCCTCTCCCCATTGTCTGCCTGCCACAGACCTTCCTGAGGGCCCCTTTGACTTGGTGCTGTTGCGCCCGCCCCGAAGCCATTCTCTGCTAAGCTACCAACTGCAAGCCATTGGCAATCTGATTTCATCCCCGACGCAGTTCGTTGCGGCGGCGATGGCCAAGTACATCGATATCGCATTGCTGAAGGTATTTGAGCAAAATATCGGGCCATGTCAGCCTTCACTGGCCTGGAAAAAATCCCGCCTACTGGAACTCTCGGCCCTCTCAGATAGCCGGCATCAACAGGACGACAGCCACTTTCTGGACGCCGCAGAATACGGTTTGACCCTGCGCAACCGTGCCAATGTTTTTAGCCGCGACAAACTGGACCGGGGCAGTCGGCTTATGCTTCAAGCCCTTACCCAACTGCCCCATGCCAGCTGCATTGCCGACCTTGGCTGCGGCAACGGCCTGTTGGGTATTATGGCGGCCAAACACTGGCCAGATACTGAAGTACACTTTTTTGACGAGTCATTTCTGGCCGTCGACAGCGCCCGGGACAACGCCCAGCGAAACCTGACCCACCCAGCCAATCACCACTTCCACTGCGACGACTGCATGGGCCAGTACAACGGCCCGAGTTTCGACTTGGTGCTCTGCAACCCGCCTTTTCACCAGGGACAACAAATCGGTGATCATATCGCCCGGCAGATGTTTAAGGATGCCAAGCGTCACCTTCGCCCCGGTGGCAAATTGTGCGTGGTTGGCAATCGCCATCTGGGTTATCACCTCACCCTTAAAAAACTCTTCGGTGGGGCTGAGGTGGTGCTATCGGACCGCAAATTCGTGGTTCTCCTCAGCAGCAAAGCCCGCTGA